A single window of Polyodon spathula isolate WHYD16114869_AA chromosome 2, ASM1765450v1, whole genome shotgun sequence DNA harbors:
- the LOC121328673 gene encoding protein S100-Z-like, producing MPTQLESAMDTLIAVFHNYSGKEGDQFKLNKGELKQLLSSELSDFLSSQKDPKLVDKIMKDLDSNQDNEVDFNEYVVLVAALTVACNDFFEQRKKGK from the exons ATGCCTACCCAGCTTGAGAGTGCCATGGACACCCTGAtcgctgtcttccacaactacTCCGGCAAAGAGGGAGACCAGTTCAAGCTCAACAAGGGGGAGCTCAAGCAGCTCCTCAGCAGTGAGCTCAGTGACTTTCTGTCG TCCCAAAAGGATCCGAAGCTGGTGGATAAGATCATGAAGGACCTGGACTCCAACCAAGACAACGAGGTGGATTTCAACGAGTATGTGGTGCTGGTGGCGGCTCTGACCGTCGCCTGCAACGACTTCTTCGAGCAGAGAAAAAAGGGAAAGTAA
- the LOC121328668 gene encoding corticotropin-releasing factor-binding protein-like, producing MFVAFRVQIYFFLICLSALKGQSRYIEDNYITQDGMFSILNSEIRRGLSEGLLYRRPLRCIDMLTMEGQFTFTADHPQLHCAVFFIGEPQEIISIEYSSVNIDCNGGDFIKAFDGWIMKGEKFPSSLDHPLPTYERYIDYCEAGSLRRAVRSSQNVAMLFFRIHTPGSGFTITIKKISNPFPCNVISQTPEGRFTMMIPHQHRNCSFSIIYPVEIKITELTLGHFNDLQVKKPITGCGRAGDFVELLGGSGVDPSKMFPVADLCYSFNGPAEVKIGCDNTVVRMVSSGRFVNRVVFEYRLLERPELEKQKGNSVEDFCYTTD from the exons ATGTTCGTAGCGTTTAGAGTGCAGATTTACTTCTTCCTGATCTGCCTGTCGGCTCTCAAGGGACAAAGCAGGTACATCGAG GACAATTATATTACACAAGATGGGATGTTTTCTATTCTTAATTCGGAAATTAGGAGAGGATTATCTGAAGGACTTCTTTACCGTCGGCCACTCA GATGTATAGACATGCTGACCATGGAAGGACAGTTTACATTCACAGCAGATCACCCACAGCTTCACTGTGCAGTGTTTTTCATCGGTGAACCGCAAGAGATCATCAGCATTGAGTACAGTTCTGTGAATATAGACTGTAATGGAGGTGACTTTATAAAG GCATTTGATGGCTGGATAATGAAAGGGGAAAAATTCCCCAGTTCCTTGGACCACCCACTACCGACCTATGAGCGATACATAGACTACTGTGAAGCAGGCAGCCTCAGGCGGGCAGTCAGGTCCTCTCAGAATGTGGCCATGCTCTTCTTCAGGATTCACACACCAGGAAGTGGATTCACCATCACAATTAAGAAAATCAGCAACCCCTTCC CATGCAATGTCATCTCCCAGACCCCAGAGGGAAGGTTCACTATGATGATCCCTCATCAGCACAGAAACTGCAGCTTTTCCATCATTTACCCAGTGGAGAtcaaaataactgaactgactcTGGGGCATTTCAACGACCTGCAAGTAAAG AAGCCAATCACAGGCTGTGGGAGAGCAGGGGATTTTGTGGAGCTATTGGGAGGCAGTGGTGTCGACCCCTCCAAGATGTTTCCTGTGGCTGACCTCTGCTATTCATTTAACGGACCAG CTGAAGTGAAGATCGGGTGTGACAACACGGTTGTGAGGATGGTGTCCAGTGGCAGATTTGTGAACCGTGTTGTGTTTGAATACCGGCTGCTTGAACGTCCTGagctagaaaaacaaaaagggaacagCGTTGAAGACTTCTGTTACACCACTGACTGA